From the genome of Toxoplasma gondii ME49 chromosome XII, whole genome shotgun sequence:
gtcttcttcctggtgAACTCTATCTACCCGTCGATCTACCTATCTAGATTTATTTATCTACACCGGTGTATCTATGTACagagacatatatatatatatatatatatatattatgtgcatgtgtctgcatgcaagtaTGATTTTCCTGTGTGACTAGGAAGGAGCGTAGAGATTAAACGCTTGACTTCAAGCGCCTTTGCTTTCGCCTTACCTTGATGTCCTTCGGAGCGAGTTTTCGAACTTCGTTCAACAGCCGATCTCCGAAGCCGTGAAACATCGTCGACCCTCCAGCGAGAACGATTTGAGAATACAACATTCTCCTCAGGTCCAGATCACAGCGGCTGACGGACGTAACGAGGAGCTCGTGCATGCctgagagagcgaaagatCGCAAAAACACAATTGTTAATGTCAAGGAGTACTGACTACTCTAAGTATCTTTaacatattcatatatgcatatatatacatatatatatatatgtgtatgatTAAGCGTATATACAGTGCCTTCAGTTGGTTTTGGGCAAGGGTTCACAGTGCAACGTCCCGGAGAATAAATGTGATTCCAGTTCTCTTccaacgaagaaaaaacctGTGTTTCTTCGACGAGTGTGACCTCACCAGCGTACTCCAGCCCTATGAGAGAAGGGTGGAAGAGAATCTCGGGAGCTCGATAGCGTTCGGAGGCAATCTGAGAGCCAGGCAGCACATTCCAAATAGAATAAAGATGAAATTCGGAGACGacactccccagaaaaagcatTGAAGACGCAACTGTCTTCCGCAGAAACAGCAGGAAGATGGCACCGGGTTGTAGAGGCGAGTCGCACATTTTCCGGCACGAGAGATCATCACAAGTCTCTCGAAGTGACactgcgaagaagcagacaggcAGGACGTAGCGCCGCGCGACACTGGCAAAAACACACGAGATTATATCCGCTCGGCCTCAGAAAGCCGCAGCAGAAGTTCCCTGAAATTTGAGCACCCTCTGTGCCTAGGAGGAAGACCCATCCCAGGGCCGGATCACCGATTAGCAAAGACCGCACAGAAAACAAACCGCACCGAGCCCCGTTAACATTcacgtctctccttctggaTGCCCAAAGAATCAAAACCAAAGCCTCTTCTGTGGAAGTGTCACAGAGACGTTTGCTGGTGTAGATCTTGCAGTCTTTGTTTACCAGCCCGAGTGTGAGTACGGTGTCCACATCGTTTCCAGGACACTCAGGAAATCCATACAAGTCTCTTCTGGGAGcacctcgcctttcttcaatggctcgactctcttcttttcactTGCTGTTCACAGCCCCTCCACCCACCTGAATCTGGACGCCGTCAGGCAGTTGAAAAGGATACCCGCCTCCGGCTTTGTCGAATCCctgcgcgtcttctttctgggGGTTGAAGGCGATGTAGCAAGCGCTCTCCTTGATGGTGCGAACTACATCCATCTCTGCCtgcgcaggcgaagaaaacaccCTAGGTCTGGAGTCAGTGGACACCGACATGCACTCAATGTGACGTCTGAAATGGAGCGCGGCTTactcttctctgcggcgtTGTTCACCAAAGACGCTTCACGCGGAATCCGTCCACCTGCCTAGAAAGTGCCCGTCAAAACATCACGATGGCTTCTACCGGCTACACAGGGGGACCAAGCGAGAAAATACACACGATCTTGGTATAGAACaccagacagaaaaaactcgTGACCAGCTCCTTCGTTGAAAACCGTTcacgagaaaaaaatgaAAGGCAGACACCTTCTAACGCAGGACGCGTGGCGGATCGCATCTCTCCTAGCCTCCAGCGGCGCACTGGCGTAGGGTGTAGGTACACCTGGAGCACGGATGGGGTGTTCCAGAACGGGGCGGTGGAGATGGCGAAGAGTGTCGGTTCCGAAAGAGGGTATTTGCAGCCTCAGGAAATGCGCAGAAACACGATCACGGCCCTGCGGAAAGTTCGTTTTGGAACAAGGCGAGCAACCGACCCGCAGACCAAGCGCACTTACAGACGTATGGAAAATGTGACCTGCGCGTctgagaagaagcgcgaggtaGTCCGTGATATCTCGGCCGGCGACGTCCGAACGCATGATTGCatgcgaaagagaaaagcccTCGTAGACAGGCACGGCGTGAGTGACACCATCCCCGCTGTCCAGAACAACTCCTGTAGTCCGGCCACTAGAGTACCTGAAGTGAAGTTATGAGGTACAGAGAACATAGACGGATAATGCAAACTGTTGAGTGAAATATGAATATTTACATAtctatgtgtatatacatacacaaatatatatatatatatatatatatatatacgtatatttgtgtatgtgtgtatatttgAACACGTACACGCCTAGATAAAAGAGAGCAAATGCCCATCCGAGGGCAGATTATATGGCAAAGAAGAGTCCAGatgcaagagaaaaaaccggCATTTTCTTGGGATTTGATTTCAGTCTTTTTTAAACTTGGTTCACGTCGAAGCGCAACTGCACTGTTTGCATTCGGGGGACTTACAAAGCCAGAATGGGTTGAGCAGAAACAAACATGGCAGGCGAGTTGAAAGTTTCGAAGAAGatctctgctgctttctcaCGCTGTTTCCGAGGATTCAACGCACTTTCCGTCAGCAAGACGGGATGCTGTAGAAAGGAAACACATGTGAAAAAGCCGCCAAGGATAGAGCAGAGGACACATGAAGCGCCGACGACGTGGAAGCCGAGGACAGAGCGCGACAGTGCCTCAACCGAAGACGGAGGCGACTGCGAGTCTCTGTCACAGTTTACGCGCATAATGGGGGATTATTCAggcagaaaggcagaaagtGCACAGACACTGCAAGCCTGACTTGTCGCGATCTGCGTTGAGAAGCCTGTCCACAGCAGATTCGAATTCAGTACCTCTTCAGAGTTGATTTTCATCTCAGAGAAAACTTGCGTCCAGACGAGCTCCATGTCAAGCCAGTCGTCAACCATGCCGTGGCACATGGGGTAGCTCAGCTTCAGGAGACCTCGAAGCTGTTCCTGtgatagagagagaaaacaaacgaaaatcttcctctccacaggGAATCACGTCCGACCCCTGCGCTCCGTCCAGaggctctctctcgtctcaaACGCTCGTGGAGGCGACGCTTCAACAGGTGACAGCACCACAAAAATGCGATCCGTCCATTCTGGACAGCCGCCAGGAAGAACACACACGACTTCTCCACAGTGGGCTGGCAGTTCGAAGCAAAGATGCCGATGTAGGAGTGTTTCTTGGGGAGTGAAGACTGGGGGTTCCACGTTAACGAAAGACTCGAGTTCAGGATTTCCGTCAAGTCGCAGACGCTGGACAGGGCTCCCGCAGGAGCGAAAAACGGTACACTTGAGTCGTGAGGAGGTCGTCAGCCAGCCATCGTACTGGAACTCAAGAACGCTGATACACAGGACCATGGGTGGTGCGTAGACGGGGAAGTAGAGATAGACGTGATCAAATCCGCTGTCGAAAATAATGCAGCCGCAACCAGCGTGTTTTCAGGGAATCGACTCCATTCGTCTCCGAAACAGTGGACACACAAGCAGTACACAACTCTCTCGGTGATTTCCTGTGCATGTCGTTCAGTGgagcgaacagagacacagacagacacataAATAGAGACGAGAGATACATggtagagagagacacagatacACAGCGATACAGATGTAGACCGAATCAGAGCCATAGAAATGGAAAATATGGATATGGATCAGTACAGAATAatagacagagacagacttGCGTATTCAGCTTCCAGATTGCCTGAGAGAACAgtcgagaaaggaaaacgtaCTGCCTTCGTTCCTACAAAAACGTCGCCCTCAATGGCGCCTGCCATGACGCGCTGGAACTTTGGTCGCCCCACGCTGACGAGACacacgaaaaacgaagcaaaCGAGCAatcagagaagcagaggttttcctttgtttcagATCCAAGTTCCTTTGCCTTGCGCGAGCATACT
Proteins encoded in this window:
- the ARP1 gene encoding actin-related protein ARP1 (encoded by transcript TGME49_248630~Gene product name based on ToxoDB Community Expert Annotation.) translates to MLKSGGGFEEVIANQPLVIDNGTGVVKAGFAGEDTPKCVFPAFVGRPKFQRVMAGAIEGDVFVGTKAEQLRGLLKLSYPMCHGMVDDWLDMELVWTQVFSEMKINSEEHPVLLTESALNPRKQREKAAEIFFETFNSPAMFVSAQPILALYSSGRTTGVVLDSGDGVTHAVPVYEGFSLSHAIMRSDVAGRDITDYLALLLRRAGHIFHTSAEMDVVRTIKESACYIAFNPQKEDAQGFDKAGGGYPFQLPDGVQIQIASERYRAPEILFHPSLIGLEYAGMHELLVTSVSRCDLDLRRMLYSQIVLAGGSTMFHGFGDRLLNEVRKLAPKDIKIRISAPPERKYSTWIGGSILASLATFKKMWVSKQEYEEYGAGILHRKTL